The Patescibacteria group bacterium genome segment AGCCTGTTTCTTGGGCAGAACCGTAGCTTACTCCCGACAAAAATGCAAAAGCAAAAATAACAGCCAGTATATAAAATACAGTTGTTTTTCTTTGTGTAATGTTTCCCATGTTATACGAACTCACTATTAATAACAGTATGTCAATCCACCCTCTATCTATGAACCGCTACGCCCAGTATACAAAAAATGCTTTCGCGGGGAAAGCATTTTTTGTTGATAAGTAATAAGCAAAAGCCTGGTATTTCAGCATCTTAGTGCTTTTTAAACTTTTCTTTGTAGAGTTTTACTGATTTTTCAACCGCTGCTTTCGCTTCCTTTTTTCCTTTATATCCATAGACCTCAACAATATCTCCTTTACCTTTGAGTGTTTTGTATGTTTCAAAAAAATGCTGGAACTCCTTGAGAGAGTGTTTATTAAGGTCAGACAAATCTTTTACATCATCCCAGCGTTTGTCATCAACAGGAACAGTGATAATTTTGAAATCAGATTCTCCAGAATCAATCATTTCCATAACTGCAACTGGTCGAACTCTAACCAGAATCCCCAGATTAAGAGGAAATGTAGTAAGAATTATTACATCAAGAGCATCATCATCATCCCATAGCGTTTGTGGAGCAAAGCCATAATCAAATGGATATGGAGACGCGGAATAATTTGCGCGGTCAAGTGCGATAAGGCCAGTTTCCTTATCTATTTCGTACTTATTGTACGAACCTTTTGGGATTTCAATGATTGCATTGAATTCATTTGGTACATCATCTCCCAGTGGTACATCATGCCATAGATTCATAATAGTTTTTTGACTGATAATTACTTTTTTTCGTCAGCTAAAGTATCATCTTCTTTAACCTCTTTTTTCTTGTTTGTGTCAGCCTTGGCGATGTCGAGGGCCTCTTCTTCTGCTATTTCTTTTTTGTTGACCGTGGCATCAGAGGGAGTAGATGTCTCTTTATTTTTATCTTCTGCCACATCTATAGACTCACCATCAGCCTCTGCAATATTTTCTCCTTTGAGAGATTGAATGTCTATCTTCCATCCGGTTAGTTTTGCGGCAAGCCGCACATTCTGCCCACCCTTTCCGATGGCGAGTGACTGCTGATCTTCCGAAACCTCAACGGACGCTTTATTTTCCGATTCATCTATTGTAATACCGATAACCTTAGCAGGGGAGAGTGCTTCCTCAATAAACTGTGCAGAGTCCTCTGACCATTCTATTACATCAATCTTCTCGCCACTTAGTTCACTCATTACCGTTGACACTCTGACACCGCGCTGTCCAACCAAAGAACCGACTGGATCTATGTGTTCATCATGAGAAACGACAGCAATTTTTGAACGAGAACCTGCTTCTCTAGCTACCACTTTTATTTCAACTGTTCCATTTGTCAGCTCCGGCGCCTCCATTTCAAAGAGTTTTTCCAAGAATTTTGGGTGTGAACGGGAAAGACGCAAAAAGATACCGCGCTGACTTTCGTCGATAGCATACAGGTATGCTCTAATTCGCTCACCTTGTCGGTATCGTTCTCCTGGAATTTGTTCGTCGTATGACAGTAGACCAGTTGCACGTCCACAATCAACGAAAATATTACCGCGTTCAATCCTCTGAACAGTTCCATTTATAATATCACCTTGCCGCTTACCAAACTCTTCAAGCATAGACACTTTTTCAGCTTCCCGTATTTTTTGAATTATCACCTGTTTTGCAGTCTGTGCCGCAATGCGACCATAATCATCTTTTGCTTCAAGTGGAAACACCAATTCGTCGTCAACTTTTGCATCTTTTTTTATTTTCACTGCGTC includes the following:
- a CDS encoding inorganic diphosphatase — its product is MNLWHDVPLGDDVPNEFNAIIEIPKGSYNKYEIDKETGLIALDRANYSASPYPFDYGFAPQTLWDDDDALDVIILTTFPLNLGILVRVRPVAVMEMIDSGESDFKIITVPVDDKRWDDVKDLSDLNKHSLKEFQHFFETYKTLKGKGDIVEVYGYKGKKEAKAAVEKSVKLYKEKFKKH
- the nusA gene encoding transcription termination/antitermination protein NusA — translated: QIIRASFDITTGKTEFYQVKIVVDKNQVRIIEDEEEYKEAGGEKPSSTPITADKEDAEDERIRYNPEHHMFLEDAVKIKKDAKVDDELVFPLEAKDDYGRIAAQTAKQVIIQKIREAEKVSMLEEFGKRQGDIINGTVQRIERGNIFVDCGRATGLLSYDEQIPGERYRQGERIRAYLYAIDESQRGIFLRLSRSHPKFLEKLFEMEAPELTNGTVEIKVVAREAGSRSKIAVVSHDEHIDPVGSLVGQRGVRVSTVMSELSGEKIDVIEWSEDSAQFIEEALSPAKVIGITIDESENKASVEVSEDQQSLAIGKGGQNVRLAAKLTGWKIDIQSLKGENIAEADGESIDVAEDKNKETSTPSDATVNKKEIAEEEALDIAKADTNKKKEVKEDDTLADEKK